A single Anatilimnocola floriformis DNA region contains:
- a CDS encoding SDR family NAD(P)-dependent oxidoreductase, translated as MSDTIPPPRFADKVAIITGSSDRGIGGATAIRMAEEGASLVLVARHTPERLLKKLDRLGTPHVFLELDITVRENVQKIVATAVEQFGRLDILVNNAGVEVSARLVDSSDEEWRQLLDVNLNGCIALSKEALPHLKKPGGVIVNVASALGLAGCVGFSVYSASKAGMIGFTQSLAWEVGGDGIRVVAVAPGLVFTPMATKHIDKLTPAVRAQLEACHPLGVGTAADCASAICFLASQDARWITGVTLPLGYAHQFPLPIMGE; from the coding sequence ATGTCTGACACCATTCCCCCGCCGAGGTTCGCCGATAAGGTCGCCATCATCACTGGTAGCAGCGATCGTGGCATTGGCGGCGCGACCGCCATCCGCATGGCCGAAGAAGGGGCTTCGCTGGTGCTGGTCGCGCGGCACACGCCCGAGCGGCTGCTGAAAAAGTTGGACCGCCTCGGCACGCCGCACGTCTTTTTGGAACTCGATATCACGGTTCGCGAAAACGTGCAAAAAATCGTCGCGACCGCCGTTGAGCAGTTCGGACGGCTCGATATTCTAGTGAACAACGCCGGCGTCGAGGTTTCGGCCCGGTTGGTCGATTCGAGCGACGAGGAATGGCGACAACTGCTCGACGTCAACCTCAACGGCTGCATCGCGCTGTCGAAAGAAGCGTTGCCCCATCTGAAGAAACCGGGCGGCGTGATTGTGAACGTTGCCTCTGCCCTGGGCCTGGCCGGTTGCGTCGGTTTCAGCGTCTACAGCGCGAGTAAAGCCGGCATGATCGGCTTTACGCAGTCGCTGGCCTGGGAAGTTGGCGGTGACGGCATTCGCGTGGTCGCGGTGGCGCCGGGCCTGGTCTTCACGCCGATGGCAACCAAGCACATCGACAAGCTCACGCCCGCCGTCCGCGCTCAACTCGAAGCCTGCCATCCACTCGGCGTCGGCACGGCTGCCGATTGTGCGAGCGCGATCTGCTTTCTCGCCAGCCAAGATGCCCGCTGGATCACCGGCGTGACCCTGCCGCTCGGCTACGCCCATCAGTTCCCGCTGCCGATCATGGGTGAGTAG
- a CDS encoding DUF1570 domain-containing protein has protein sequence MTPRPWTAVAAVMLLVVSGAGEGRTFCAGCAATDWPAPVRIAPESMGIELAAGPMTKGKGEAVTTHDKNSQPVVGRLYVAIGTGALILLPDGQIVARKKGEFAPTDRKFEPADKKVLAEQLVREEFPGFKTKQTNHYLYIYDTSEDFALATSRILETMLPGVILHGKAMQIDVKDPQLPLVVVMFKSEAEFQQYQRMPPGVVAYYQTLSNRVFMYEQSRLADVRPDLAVQQALATIAHEGAHQILHNIGVQQRLSLWPMWLSEGMAEYFAPTQAGERLRWKGAGQVNDLRMFELEQYVKSRATEKPDGQLIEHTTQAARLTSTGYASAWALTHYLAKNKRAEFNEYVKKMSQLGPLETSGPIVQPGLVRENLVTFQMQFGENLTELENRLVLHLKKQNYNDPFAQQPHYVATVQAGDAKRPIRMVNTFHSTSLAEKWIRDTVDQLPEAARSRADSNVRIFPNRAAAEQWAKQFSGK, from the coding sequence ATGACTCCGCGCCCGTGGACAGCTGTCGCTGCCGTCATGCTGTTGGTCGTCAGCGGGGCAGGGGAGGGCCGCACCTTTTGTGCCGGTTGTGCCGCCACCGATTGGCCAGCCCCCGTCCGCATCGCGCCCGAATCGATGGGCATCGAGCTGGCCGCCGGTCCCATGACCAAGGGCAAGGGCGAAGCCGTCACCACCCACGACAAAAACTCCCAACCCGTCGTGGGCCGACTGTATGTAGCCATCGGCACCGGCGCCCTCATCTTGCTCCCCGATGGCCAGATCGTGGCGCGCAAAAAAGGGGAGTTTGCGCCGACCGATCGGAAGTTCGAGCCCGCCGATAAAAAGGTCCTGGCCGAGCAGCTCGTCCGCGAGGAGTTTCCGGGCTTCAAGACGAAGCAAACGAACCACTATCTCTATATCTATGACACCAGCGAGGATTTCGCCCTCGCCACGAGCCGCATCCTCGAAACGATGCTTCCGGGCGTAATCCTGCACGGTAAGGCCATGCAGATCGACGTCAAAGATCCGCAGTTGCCGCTCGTCGTGGTGATGTTCAAGTCTGAGGCAGAGTTTCAGCAATACCAACGGATGCCGCCTGGCGTGGTGGCTTACTATCAAACGCTGTCGAACCGCGTCTTCATGTACGAGCAATCGCGGCTGGCCGACGTCCGGCCCGATCTAGCCGTACAACAAGCTCTGGCCACGATTGCTCACGAAGGAGCGCACCAAATCCTGCACAACATCGGCGTGCAGCAACGCTTGAGTCTGTGGCCGATGTGGCTCAGCGAAGGAATGGCCGAATACTTTGCCCCGACGCAAGCCGGCGAGCGACTCCGCTGGAAAGGAGCCGGCCAGGTCAACGATCTACGCATGTTCGAGCTAGAGCAATACGTAAAAAGTCGCGCCACCGAAAAGCCCGACGGCCAACTGATCGAACACACCACGCAAGCCGCCCGCCTGACCAGCACCGGCTACGCCTCGGCCTGGGCCCTGACGCACTACTTGGCCAAGAACAAACGCGCCGAGTTCAACGAGTACGTCAAAAAGATGAGCCAGCTCGGCCCGCTCGAAACCTCCGGCCCCATCGTGCAGCCAGGCCTCGTGCGCGAAAACCTCGTGACCTTCCAAATGCAATTCGGCGAAAACCTGACCGAGCTCGAAAACCGCCTCGTCTTGCATCTGAAAAAGCAAAACTACAACGATCCTTTCGCCCAGCAGCCGCACTACGTCGCCACCGTCCAAGCTGGCGACGCCAAACGCCCGATCCGCATGGTGAACACGTTCCACTCGACGTCACTCGCCGAAAAGTGGATCCGCGACACGGTCGACCAGCTGCCCGAAGCCGCTCGCTCTCGCGCCGACAGCAACGTCCGCATCTTTCCCAACCGCGCTGCCGCGGAACAATGGGCGAAACAATTTTCGGGCAAGTAG
- the guaB gene encoding IMP dehydrogenase: MEDRIGRQGITFDDVLLEPRYSDAVPADVNVSTMLTRRIALNIPLLSSPMDTVTEHQMAIALAKEGGLGIIHKNLSIEQQSEEVVKVKRSANGIILDPVTLRPDQPVSEAQALMKQKNVSGFPITNENGKLVGILTRRDLRFLENSSQPISEVMTAANLVTAKGNVTLEEAEQILTAKKVEKLLLVDDTYCLTGMITIRDIDMMKRFPNACKDKLGRLRVGAAVGVFDYDRAQTLITAGVDVLVVDSAHGHSLNVIESVKEIKKRWDIDVVAGNVATREGCRDLIAAGADAVKVGIGPGSICTTRVISGVGVPQITAIMEAAQVAKSSGTPIIADGGVRFSGDITKAIAAGAHVCMIGGLFAGLAESPGKTILYQGRTFKAYRGMGSMGAMVKGSSERYRQTGSNGGTGKLVPEGVEGRVPFKGALSDFVYQLVGGLRAGMGYCGTKTIEELRTEARFIQVSAASVRESHPHDIAITQEAPNYSPDYSSGKETD; the protein is encoded by the coding sequence ATGGAAGACCGCATCGGCAGGCAGGGGATTACTTTCGACGACGTGTTGCTCGAACCGCGCTACAGCGACGCCGTGCCAGCTGATGTCAATGTTTCCACGATGCTCACGCGGCGGATTGCGCTGAACATTCCCCTCCTCAGCTCCCCCATGGATACGGTGACCGAGCACCAGATGGCCATCGCTCTGGCGAAAGAGGGTGGTCTGGGCATTATCCACAAGAACCTTTCGATCGAGCAGCAATCGGAAGAGGTCGTAAAGGTCAAGCGCTCGGCCAACGGCATCATTCTCGATCCGGTCACGCTCCGGCCCGATCAGCCGGTGAGCGAAGCCCAGGCCTTGATGAAGCAGAAGAACGTCAGCGGCTTTCCTATTACCAATGAAAACGGCAAGCTGGTCGGCATTTTGACCCGCCGCGACCTGCGGTTTCTCGAGAACAGCAGCCAGCCAATCAGTGAGGTAATGACTGCTGCCAATCTGGTGACAGCAAAGGGAAATGTAACGCTTGAGGAAGCTGAGCAGATTTTGACGGCAAAAAAGGTCGAGAAGCTGCTGCTGGTTGACGATACATATTGCCTAACCGGAATGATCACCATCCGCGACATCGACATGATGAAGCGGTTTCCCAATGCTTGCAAAGACAAGCTAGGGCGACTGCGAGTCGGCGCCGCGGTGGGAGTTTTCGATTACGACCGCGCTCAAACCCTCATCACTGCGGGTGTGGACGTGCTGGTGGTCGACAGCGCTCACGGGCATAGCCTGAACGTGATCGAGTCGGTGAAAGAAATCAAGAAGCGTTGGGATATTGATGTCGTCGCGGGGAATGTGGCCACCCGCGAAGGCTGCCGCGACTTGATCGCGGCCGGTGCAGACGCCGTGAAGGTGGGCATCGGTCCGGGATCGATTTGCACGACGCGAGTGATTAGCGGAGTGGGCGTTCCGCAGATCACGGCCATCATGGAAGCTGCCCAAGTTGCGAAGAGCAGCGGCACACCGATCATCGCTGATGGTGGTGTCCGTTTCTCGGGCGACATAACGAAAGCAATCGCTGCCGGCGCTCATGTTTGCATGATCGGCGGGTTGTTTGCGGGCCTGGCCGAAAGTCCGGGCAAAACCATCCTGTACCAGGGTCGAACCTTCAAAGCCTATCGAGGCATGGGTTCGATGGGTGCGATGGTGAAAGGTTCGAGCGAGCGATATCGCCAGACCGGATCCAATGGGGGGACCGGCAAGCTGGTGCCCGAAGGGGTTGAGGGACGCGTCCCGTTTAAGGGCGCACTCAGCGACTTCGTGTATCAACTCGTCGGAGGCTTGCGGGCCGGCATGGGATATTGCGGAACGAAAACGATTGAAGAACTGCGAACGGAAGCTCGGTTCATCCAGGTCTCGGCCGCTAGCGTACGAGAAAGCCATCCCCATGACATTGCCATCACGCAGGAAGCACCCAACTACAGCCCTGATTACTCGTCCGGCAAAGAAACGGATTAG
- a CDS encoding secretin N-terminal domain-containing protein, which translates to MALSTRLASFALASWVLSCSLLTAAAADPAFVGVLALASEPAVAKELGLSEDSLKQLNDLIGKREDEVGALVLELPKDLSQADKDAKLADFVAESEKLGLKLLTAEQQTKLQQIRIRRVGPVALLEKGVGEQLVITERQRGQLNTYQQMFEQENAAAPEAAKAKAKVELQKKMLEILTPEQKAKWEALEGRGGGEVAVADPSDKPMKTAPVTPDGSVPPGSLVPAGRNPPSRGPGGRTPGAGGAPTGSTPAGNAAAGTTTIKPAREPLKAVDPNAQLKFQFAYTPWKDVIQWFAEQAGFSLVTDSNFPPGTFNYSDNTRTYSPAQALDLLNKVLITKGFRLYRSERMLFLLSADDELPDTFATRIAEADLDKPHGDFEIAQCQFQLSKITAEEAEAEIKRLLGREGKVIILSKARQLVVTDTVGSLKQVRNAIKAIENPDTPKEDNLTIIKLEYVRPSEFMNIARELAGIPGTLNALPDGSLRISPDELGMRLIVTGKPEKIELIEKLKSKIDVGSATTTGNAVIEQPQLEVYSVNNADPAAALAVLQALLAGIPDVRIQLDPKSGNIIAHCRPAQHATIVALLEQMQKDATKFTVFKLHKNDPQAVALHINELFGADKGVLNAPKVVSDATNMQIAVRASPAQLAQIEGLLKDMGELGGAGGAINPAQREHVRIISNGTGRSALAAVEQIEQMWKASSRANNLIIHARKKSVPGQLQNNLAPGAGSPTGADNGRLKPLGEKERLEPYERQLQEEFGVDPRELRGAPPRAPAAPAPPPAAQPHVNPKAPANQTEPTSIKTRTEFISRQLGANSQESAEKKAEPAPAPAGSKGTEANAAEAPAEGEVAGAKSIPGADVIVSLGPAGIILQSDDLDALDDMERQLRAIIDATNSKGREFHILYLHHAKAQVVAALLQELLSGASSSSEPSGGGGGSLMGDLAAGMMGDMFGGLLGGMGGGGGGGAAVSAGSAQITADIRLNALYVRANVRDLELIEDFIEVIDQPENPEGVAMQPKPRFIPVKHTTADAIATVVRQVYSGRLTADANGGAQRQPSPQEFIQALRGGGRGGQQQQNKGEEIKMTVGVDTRTNSLIVAAPDYLYNEVKALVEQLDVSELASDQIVRVYSLKSSNADLLTRSVQSLYGDKVTVSKTSTAGTTSTTRPGGAQGARPPGGNQGQPQQQRPGGQQGGPVVQGAPQMNMQDLINAAQRGGGGMGGRGGGGTGGFGGGGAGGFGGGGRGGGGTGGFGGGGRGGR; encoded by the coding sequence ATGGCCCTTTCTACCCGTCTTGCCTCGTTTGCTTTGGCCAGCTGGGTCCTCAGTTGCTCGCTTCTCACGGCTGCTGCCGCCGACCCGGCGTTTGTCGGTGTCCTGGCGCTGGCCAGTGAGCCGGCCGTGGCCAAGGAACTGGGGCTGAGTGAGGACTCGCTCAAACAGCTGAACGATCTGATCGGCAAGCGCGAGGACGAGGTCGGCGCCCTGGTGCTGGAACTGCCGAAGGACCTGTCGCAGGCTGACAAGGACGCCAAGCTGGCCGATTTCGTCGCCGAGTCGGAAAAGCTGGGCCTGAAACTCCTGACCGCCGAACAGCAAACCAAGCTGCAGCAAATCCGCATCCGCCGCGTTGGCCCCGTGGCCCTGCTCGAAAAGGGCGTGGGCGAACAGTTGGTCATCACCGAGCGGCAGCGCGGTCAGCTGAATACGTATCAACAGATGTTCGAGCAGGAAAACGCCGCTGCTCCCGAAGCGGCCAAGGCGAAAGCTAAAGTCGAACTGCAAAAGAAGATGCTCGAGATCCTCACGCCGGAACAAAAGGCGAAGTGGGAAGCTCTGGAAGGTCGCGGTGGTGGTGAAGTCGCCGTGGCCGATCCCTCCGACAAGCCGATGAAAACTGCTCCGGTTACCCCAGACGGCAGTGTGCCGCCGGGTAGCTTGGTACCGGCGGGACGAAATCCGCCGAGCCGCGGCCCAGGTGGTCGCACTCCCGGAGCAGGCGGTGCTCCCACAGGCAGCACTCCCGCCGGCAACGCCGCCGCAGGCACCACCACAATCAAGCCAGCCCGCGAACCGCTGAAAGCTGTCGATCCCAATGCCCAGCTGAAGTTCCAGTTCGCCTACACGCCCTGGAAAGATGTCATTCAATGGTTCGCCGAGCAGGCCGGTTTCTCGCTCGTCACCGATAGCAACTTTCCGCCCGGAACCTTTAATTACAGCGACAACACTCGCACTTACTCGCCCGCACAGGCGCTCGACCTGCTCAACAAGGTGCTGATCACCAAGGGTTTTCGCCTCTACCGCAGCGAACGAATGTTGTTCCTGTTGTCGGCGGACGATGAATTGCCCGATACGTTCGCCACCCGCATTGCCGAAGCCGACCTCGACAAGCCGCACGGCGATTTCGAAATCGCGCAGTGCCAGTTCCAGCTCAGCAAGATCACCGCCGAAGAAGCCGAAGCCGAAATTAAGAGGCTCCTCGGCCGTGAAGGCAAAGTCATCATTCTTTCGAAGGCTCGCCAACTGGTGGTGACCGACACCGTCGGTTCGCTCAAGCAAGTTCGCAACGCGATCAAGGCCATCGAAAATCCAGACACGCCAAAGGAAGACAACCTCACGATCATCAAGCTGGAGTACGTTCGCCCCAGCGAGTTCATGAACATCGCTCGCGAGCTCGCCGGCATTCCCGGCACGCTCAACGCACTTCCCGATGGTTCGCTCCGGATTTCGCCCGACGAATTGGGCATGCGCCTGATCGTCACCGGCAAGCCGGAAAAGATCGAGCTGATCGAAAAGCTGAAATCGAAGATCGACGTCGGTTCCGCGACGACCACTGGTAACGCGGTCATCGAACAACCGCAGCTGGAAGTTTACAGCGTGAACAACGCCGACCCCGCCGCCGCATTGGCGGTGCTGCAGGCCTTGCTCGCGGGCATTCCTGATGTTCGCATTCAGCTCGATCCCAAGAGCGGCAACATCATCGCTCATTGCCGACCGGCCCAGCATGCGACGATTGTGGCTTTGCTCGAACAGATGCAAAAAGACGCAACCAAGTTCACCGTCTTCAAGTTGCACAAGAACGATCCGCAAGCGGTCGCCCTACATATCAATGAGCTTTTTGGCGCCGACAAGGGTGTGCTCAACGCTCCGAAGGTCGTTTCGGATGCCACGAACATGCAGATTGCCGTGCGGGCCAGTCCAGCGCAGCTCGCGCAGATCGAAGGCCTGCTGAAGGACATGGGCGAACTCGGAGGTGCGGGAGGCGCGATCAATCCTGCTCAGCGCGAACACGTCCGCATCATCAGCAACGGCACGGGCCGCTCGGCTCTCGCCGCGGTGGAACAGATCGAACAGATGTGGAAGGCCAGCTCACGGGCCAACAATCTGATCATTCATGCCCGCAAAAAGAGCGTGCCGGGACAGCTGCAAAATAACCTGGCTCCCGGCGCTGGTTCACCAACCGGCGCTGACAACGGACGTCTGAAGCCACTGGGTGAAAAAGAACGGCTCGAGCCGTACGAACGTCAGCTGCAAGAAGAGTTTGGTGTCGACCCGCGCGAGCTGCGTGGCGCACCGCCGCGGGCGCCGGCTGCTCCTGCGCCTCCTCCCGCAGCACAACCGCACGTCAATCCAAAGGCTCCGGCCAATCAAACCGAGCCCACTTCGATCAAGACGCGAACCGAATTCATCAGCCGACAGCTTGGTGCTAATTCGCAGGAATCCGCCGAAAAAAAAGCGGAGCCGGCCCCAGCGCCGGCTGGCTCGAAGGGAACTGAAGCGAACGCCGCCGAAGCTCCTGCTGAAGGCGAAGTCGCCGGCGCTAAGTCGATTCCTGGCGCAGATGTGATCGTTTCGCTCGGCCCGGCCGGCATCATTTTGCAATCCGATGACCTCGACGCCCTCGACGATATGGAGCGGCAGCTGCGAGCGATCATCGACGCCACGAATTCCAAGGGGCGTGAGTTCCACATTCTGTATCTGCATCACGCCAAGGCTCAGGTCGTGGCGGCGTTGCTGCAAGAGCTCCTCAGCGGCGCCTCGAGCAGCAGCGAACCGAGCGGTGGTGGCGGCGGCAGCCTGATGGGCGATCTCGCCGCAGGGATGATGGGCGACATGTTCGGCGGTTTGCTCGGCGGCATGGGTGGTGGCGGCGGCGGTGGCGCTGCAGTGTCGGCTGGCTCGGCGCAGATCACTGCCGATATTCGGTTGAATGCTCTCTACGTTCGTGCGAATGTTCGCGACTTGGAATTGATTGAAGACTTCATTGAAGTGATCGATCAGCCGGAAAACCCGGAAGGGGTCGCGATGCAGCCCAAGCCGCGGTTCATTCCCGTGAAGCACACCACGGCCGATGCCATTGCCACGGTGGTTCGCCAGGTTTACTCGGGCCGCTTGACAGCCGATGCCAACGGCGGCGCTCAGCGTCAGCCTTCGCCGCAAGAGTTCATTCAAGCTCTGCGTGGCGGTGGTCGCGGTGGCCAGCAACAGCAAAACAAAGGTGAAGAAATCAAGATGACGGTCGGCGTCGATACGCGTACCAACTCGCTGATCGTCGCGGCTCCGGATTATCTCTACAACGAGGTGAAAGCCCTCGTTGAACAACTCGACGTGTCGGAACTGGCCTCCGATCAAATCGTGCGGGTCTACTCGCTCAAGTCTTCGAACGCCGACCTGCTGACTCGCTCGGTGCAATCGCTGTATGGCGATAAAGTGACCGTCAGCAAGACTTCGACTGCGGGCACAACTTCGACGACGCGTCCCGGTGGTGCCCAAGGTGCGCGTCCTCCAGGCGGCAATCAAGGTCAGCCGCAGCAGCAACGCCCGGGTGGCCAGCAAGGTGGCCCGGTCGTTCAAGGCGCGCCGCAAATGAACATGCAGGACCTCATCAACGCGGCGCAACGTGGCGGCGGTGGAATGGGTGGTCGTGGTGGCGGCGGCACTGGCGGTTTTGGAGGTGGCGGAGCCGGTGGCTTTGGCGGCGGTGGCCGAGGCGGCGGCGGAACCGGTGGTTTCGGCGGCGGTGGTCGCGGCGGCCGTTAG
- a CDS encoding CotH kinase family protein, giving the protein MNTGWALVAGLLSLSLVAGATAQAAPPRVSDASDTFFQQSEIPQLRITVEKKDLDKLQAEPRSYVKAALEENGQTKYQGVALKLKGAAGSYRDWDDRPALTLNMTKFNKQGKFHELVKFHLNNSVQDDSYLSELICSELFRQAGVPAARVTHARVWLNGRDVGLYVLKEGFDERFLKRHFADPTGNLYDGGFLQDLDADLEKDAGAGPVDHSDLRAITEALAVEDPAARWRKLATLVDIDAFLTFMALERMTCHWDGYANNMNNYRVYFDPTTSKACFFPHGMDQMFGDPGMGLFDHTKPMISAAVMQNNEWRQRYRERVAKLLPLFSPADGLIRRVDEIQKRLKPALEAIGKEAASEHVERVKEYKERLVARAENLRAQLAEPDPEVLAFANKKSEELLPDWYEQLETEDAKLERPKLERKETYSIACGKTVPCVASWRRDVLLGPGKYELRALVRTNRVISPDGNESGGAGAGISGVERTNHLRGTNAWKPLTEEFTIREDQRHVQLVLELRASGGRAWFDAASLRLVRIGNPPPPAQE; this is encoded by the coding sequence ATGAATACTGGCTGGGCCCTGGTCGCTGGGTTGTTGTCTCTCTCGCTGGTAGCGGGCGCAACAGCTCAAGCCGCGCCACCGCGCGTCAGTGACGCGAGCGACACGTTCTTCCAGCAGAGTGAAATCCCGCAACTGCGAATCACCGTGGAGAAGAAGGATCTCGACAAACTACAAGCCGAGCCGAGGTCGTATGTAAAGGCTGCGCTCGAAGAGAACGGCCAAACGAAGTACCAGGGAGTCGCTCTCAAGCTCAAAGGGGCAGCCGGCAGCTATCGCGACTGGGATGACCGGCCGGCACTGACGTTGAACATGACGAAGTTCAACAAGCAAGGCAAATTTCACGAGCTCGTAAAATTCCATCTGAACAACTCCGTGCAAGATGACTCGTATCTCAGCGAGTTGATTTGCTCGGAGCTGTTTCGCCAGGCCGGAGTTCCTGCGGCGCGAGTTACGCATGCTCGCGTCTGGCTCAACGGTCGCGATGTCGGCTTGTATGTACTGAAAGAAGGTTTCGACGAGCGCTTTCTCAAACGGCATTTCGCCGACCCGACGGGCAATCTCTACGACGGCGGCTTTCTGCAAGATCTCGATGCCGATCTAGAAAAAGACGCCGGGGCGGGTCCGGTCGATCACAGCGATTTGCGAGCCATCACCGAGGCTTTGGCTGTGGAGGATCCTGCCGCGCGCTGGCGAAAACTGGCGACGCTCGTCGACATCGATGCGTTTCTCACGTTCATGGCGCTCGAACGGATGACCTGCCACTGGGACGGCTACGCCAACAACATGAACAACTATCGGGTCTACTTCGATCCCACCACCAGCAAGGCCTGCTTCTTTCCGCATGGCATGGATCAGATGTTCGGCGATCCAGGCATGGGTCTCTTCGATCACACCAAGCCCATGATCTCTGCAGCCGTCATGCAGAACAACGAATGGCGACAGCGCTACCGCGAACGAGTCGCCAAGTTGTTGCCGCTGTTCTCACCCGCCGATGGCCTGATCCGCCGCGTGGATGAGATTCAAAAGCGCTTGAAGCCCGCCTTAGAAGCGATCGGCAAGGAGGCCGCCAGCGAGCATGTGGAGCGCGTCAAGGAATACAAAGAGCGTCTGGTCGCGCGGGCAGAAAACTTGAGAGCACAACTTGCCGAGCCAGATCCCGAAGTGCTGGCGTTCGCCAACAAAAAAAGCGAAGAGTTGCTCCCCGACTGGTACGAACAGCTAGAGACAGAAGATGCCAAGCTCGAGCGTCCCAAGCTCGAACGAAAAGAGACCTATTCCATCGCTTGCGGCAAAACAGTGCCCTGCGTCGCTTCCTGGCGGCGCGACGTGCTGCTTGGTCCCGGCAAGTACGAACTCCGCGCGCTGGTCCGCACCAACCGCGTAATTAGTCCAGATGGCAACGAAAGTGGCGGCGCTGGTGCGGGGATCTCGGGCGTGGAACGAACGAACCACCTCCGCGGCACGAATGCCTGGAAACCGCTCACGGAGGAGTTCACCATTCGCGAAGATCAGCGCCACGTGCAACTCGTGCTGGAGTTGCGCGCCAGTGGTGGCCGTGCCTGGTTCGACGCCGCATCCTTGCGACTCGTGCGCATCGGAAATCCTCCGCCACCCGCTCAAGAATGA
- a CDS encoding class I SAM-dependent methyltransferase codes for MSIAIPCLQDTAFLNSLALTRRVSPILERSTKTIQLNYAPAPWVLRKCLETGLVYLENPPEYEQLEENFAWEVTKRLESERRSQVEPISYALRSRWKRFRTRYLSRDKVGALTANALQASPSQQLTLLELGCGDGVNLVNVMQLLPPQVASRCTPVGIEISKKLATTTTQALRPFGGTCYFDNALHGLENLGAQSIDAIILSSYLEHEANPLPTLRHCREALRPHGRIVIKVPNFDCASRYLRGHRWCGFRWPDHVNYFTPKTLRLTLETAGLKVARMNWLDHNPTSDNMYAVAAKV; via the coding sequence ATGTCAATCGCCATTCCTTGCCTCCAAGACACCGCTTTCCTAAATTCACTGGCACTGACGCGTCGGGTCAGTCCCATCCTGGAACGGTCGACCAAGACCATTCAGTTGAACTATGCTCCAGCACCTTGGGTGCTCCGCAAGTGCCTCGAAACTGGGCTGGTTTATCTCGAGAATCCACCCGAGTACGAGCAGTTAGAAGAGAACTTTGCCTGGGAAGTCACCAAACGGCTGGAATCGGAACGCCGGTCGCAAGTCGAACCAATCTCTTACGCTCTGCGAAGCCGTTGGAAGCGTTTTCGCACACGATATCTCTCACGAGACAAGGTTGGTGCCCTCACGGCCAATGCGTTGCAGGCTTCGCCCTCGCAACAGCTGACCCTACTGGAACTAGGTTGTGGCGACGGTGTGAATCTGGTGAACGTGATGCAGTTGCTGCCGCCCCAAGTGGCCAGCCGCTGCACTCCCGTCGGCATTGAGATCTCCAAGAAGCTGGCGACCACGACAACCCAAGCATTGCGGCCTTTTGGCGGGACCTGCTACTTCGACAACGCGCTGCACGGGCTCGAGAATCTCGGGGCACAATCGATCGACGCCATCATTCTCAGTTCCTATCTCGAGCATGAAGCAAACCCACTTCCCACGCTCCGCCACTGCCGCGAGGCGCTTCGTCCGCACGGCCGAATCGTCATCAAGGTGCCGAATTTCGATTGCGCGAGTCGCTATTTGCGAGGCCATCGCTGGTGCGGCTTTCGCTGGCCCGACCATGTGAACTACTTCACGCCGAAAACGCTGCGGCTAACGCTCGAAACGGCTGGCTTGAAAGTCGCGCGCATGAACTGGCTCGATCACAATCCGACGAGCGACAATATGTACGCAGTGGCTGCGAAGGTTTGA
- a CDS encoding immunity 17 family protein, whose amino-acid sequence MNAQPNDDEILIAAELASGPPPAKVIPIDQDRWWVMRLDGNRFGPFSWKELTRCVTAHMFGPDDLVQGEQNPRRRLRELFPKFFAVAPPPSIEIRPIASPMEQLASNPVGVMLRGYEMRPYERTDPQGKNTRRNLVILAILASVWGVGMIGLMITAAVGGGMFVQHAVFGIVVTSFFYGLGYLTFAGALFEWEILFTTRRAKSWRYWFGDRAARKIFLGMGALFMLAGCGAFGMSCYEMLKLTTHP is encoded by the coding sequence ATGAACGCCCAACCCAATGACGATGAAATCTTGATCGCCGCGGAACTTGCGAGCGGGCCGCCGCCAGCGAAGGTCATCCCGATTGACCAAGATCGCTGGTGGGTCATGCGGCTGGATGGGAATCGCTTCGGGCCGTTCAGTTGGAAGGAACTGACTCGCTGCGTGACTGCACACATGTTCGGGCCAGACGACCTGGTGCAAGGCGAACAGAATCCGCGGCGCAGACTGCGCGAGCTGTTTCCCAAGTTCTTCGCCGTGGCCCCGCCGCCGTCGATCGAGATCAGACCCATCGCCTCGCCGATGGAGCAACTGGCCAGCAATCCCGTCGGCGTGATGCTGCGGGGTTATGAGATGCGTCCGTATGAGAGAACCGATCCGCAAGGCAAGAACACCAGGCGGAACCTCGTCATTCTGGCAATCCTCGCCAGCGTGTGGGGCGTGGGCATGATTGGGCTGATGATCACGGCCGCGGTTGGTGGCGGCATGTTCGTTCAACACGCCGTCTTCGGCATCGTGGTTACTTCGTTCTTCTATGGGCTCGGCTATCTGACCTTTGCCGGCGCGCTGTTTGAGTGGGAGATCCTGTTCACCACGAGGCGGGCCAAGAGCTGGCGGTATTGGTTCGGCGATCGCGCAGCCCGCAAGATTTTCCTCGGCATGGGCGCACTGTTCATGCTCGCCGGTTGCGGGGCCTTCGGCATGTCTTGCTATGAAATGCTGAAGTTGACTACTCACCCATGA